The sequence GTTCAAGGATATAATCAAATCAAACCGAATTTCAGCAGATCAGGGCATACCCTGAGAGTCCGAAGGATGGCAGCATACTGATGTTGAAGCCTCCGTATCCGTAAAGGAGACATGGTCGCGGCTCAATGTTATCACGTTTCTTCCTAATTATAAACATGGGTACCTTGGTGCCATCTTTGCTCTTGTAGAATATCTGCTCAACAGCGTAGTCTTCCCGACGAAAACCTTCCAAGTTTAGCTTGATTTCGCGAAATACTGAAGGCGACTGATCGGGTGTCTTGAAATCATACTGGTAAATGGAGCCGGGGTTCAAAAAGGATGAAAAGTTGTAGAATATTTCGGAATATTTCTTTTCTCCGGAGGTCCCCACAATGGTGCCGATATCCAAATCAAATTCACGCAGTAGTTTTCCATCATTCAGCGAATTGACTTGCAGAACGCTCTACAAAAAACATCAGTTAGAACTCCTAAAAATATTCGATGGTTATTACTTACCTTCACGTCCCTAATGTAACAAACGAGCAATTTATCAGCATCAACACACTTAACCCAGTCCAAAACATCAGACTTGTGCTCCTATAAAAAGTAAATACAtaatgaataatcttatctgcagatgaaagcaaataaaacTTACGGCTATAAGTGTTTCCCAGTTCTCCTCCTCTGGTTTATTGAAGTCTATGGCAATAACTTGATAATTTGGTGCATTTTTATTTGTACGGAAGAACACTTTTGAACCTTCGTTAGTTATGTACTGAAAGaaataacaaatatatatttaaaggtATATAATCCAAGGAAAAGGACAGTTACGTACATCATAGTCTGCCTCGAATTTCTCCACAATCTTCTTAACACTTAGTTTGGAGTTTATTTCTGCGCCTGGCTTCAGGTCTGCGTAGAACACAATATTGTCTCGGCAATCCTTAACAATGGCCAGAATCAAGTATTTCCCGCAATCCGAGACTGTAGATTGGctaaataccaaatacaaACAATAATTCCACTCTCAATTGCCTTAACTATAGAGATTCTTACATTCGCCATGAAGGTTCTTCGGGAAACTCGACCACAAGTGTATCCTTGTCTTGACTTTCCCCCACGCGATGATAGTACAATTTCTGATTCTCATTTTGTTTAGTCTCAGATCCATCAGTTTTTCCATCTTGATCGGGGTATctctaaataaaaaaaaaattaattagcTCTACCGAAGAAAATCTGTTATACTTACACCGTAGAAGAAACCCTTATTGTCTTTTGTCCACGAAATCTCGGAGAACTTCACCTTCTCGAGGACTTCGTTTAAGTCTTTACCAGTCTCGGCGTCTCGAATGAGGATCTTAATCCAATCAGATCCACTTTCACTCAGTCCATAGGCCATATACTTGCCATCTTCGGAGAAGGCCTTTTGGGTCAGTGCAATCGTACCATCCTCAGACAAAGTGTTCGGATCCAGGAAAACTTTGCTTTCACTTTCATCGCCCAGCGATTTTTGCTGATACATGACACTTTGGTTTTGCAGCCCAGTGTTCATAAAGTAATAGTAGTAGTTGCCATAACGCATGGGGCATCCGTACTTGGGATAGTTCCACAGCTTGGTGAGTTTGGAATTCAGTTTTTTCCATTCGTCACCATTTTCGAGGAATGGCCGGCTTATGTTGTTCTGGGCGTTGACAAATTCCTCGGTCTCCGTCGAGTCGGGATCCTCTAGCCAGCGGTATACATCCTTTATCGGGGTGCCATGGAAGTCCTCCTCCACAGTTTCATCTTTCCGTGCAACTGGATACGCGAGCTTTTTGGACAAAGTGCTTGACATGATGGCTCTGGTATCTTGCAATATATGTATAGGTATACACgtatataattatttatcATTGAAGCACATGTAATCCGACTGCGTAGGCTACTTAAATGTATACTCACAAGTCAAAGGCAATTCTCGATGAATGTAGCTTCTGGGCAGTGTTCTGGGTGCAACTATTTGGCAAAATCGGCGAAAAAGCAATGGGCCCCGAAAGATGGTATGCATTTGCGAAATTATCAATGCAAAAATTGAAATGTAATTTTCGACAGTCTCGATAAATAGTAGGGGTACTCTTTTCATATCGCTAGCGTAGTGCCATAACTATCGGCATTTGCTTACATCTAATATTAAAGGAtgctattatttttaaaatgtttactaAAGAAAACCATCTTACTTATATTCTATGTAAATTCACGCTGACGTTGGTTAAAGTACAGACATTTCGCATAAAATTACTTATATTGCACTTTTCAGGTTGAATGTTCCAAGCTTATTCATAGAAGGTAATCTGTTGAATTGCTTAATTTTTAAGTTTCGGTCAGCTGTTTATAACCAGTTCCATTTAATTTCCATTTGCAGCACTTGAAGTCCGTTGAATTGTTCAAAGCCATAGATGTTACcatatttgtaaaaaaaatgatttcaaaATCTCTTACATTTTACCATAACTAGTACGAGTTATTTACATAAACTACATATTAAAAGTAATTCTAGTTCTTTTTAGCTTATTAATAGCTTTATCTAATaatgatttttaaaacttatcATATTTTTAGTTCTAAAAATGTTGACAACTAATCACAGTTGTTTGAATATAAAAACATGAACCAATTAGAATTGTTTCTTTGTTGCCTAATTTTTCTGTTGAAATTTCAATAGTTTATGGAATACCCGTACTATTAACAATGCAATACCATGCAGGAACACCCTATTCAATATACCAAATAATGGCAGGTGTGAATGGCCAACTGTAACTTAAAATTAATCGGCCCGTGAACAGATT is a genomic window of Drosophila suzukii chromosome 2L, CBGP_Dsuzu_IsoJpt1.0, whole genome shotgun sequence containing:
- the LOC108020943 gene encoding prolyl endopeptidase isoform X1, with translation MHTIFRGPLLFRRFCQIVAPRTLPRSYIHRELPLTYTRAIMSSTLSKKLAYPVARKDETVEEDFHGTPIKDVYRWLEDPDSTETEEFVNAQNNISRPFLENGDEWKKLNSKLTKLWNYPKYGCPMRYGNYYYYFMNTGLQNQSVMYQQKSLGDESESKVFLDPNTLSEDGTIALTQKAFSEDGKYMAYGLSESGSDWIKILIRDAETGKDLNEVLEKVKFSEISWTKDNKGFFYGRYPDQDGKTDGSETKQNENQKLYYHRVGESQDKDTLVVEFPEEPSWRIQSTVSDCGKYLILAIVKDCRDNIVFYADLKPGAEINSKLSVKKIVEKFEADYDYITNEGSKVFFRTNKNAPNYQVIAIDFNKPEEENWETLIAEHKSDVLDWVKCVDADKLLVCYIRDVKSVLQVNSLNDGKLLREFDLDIGTIVGTSGEKKYSEIFYNFSSFLNPGSIYQYDFKTPDQSPSVFREIKLNLEGFRREDYAVEQIFYKSKDGTKVPMFIIRKKRDNIEPRPCLLYGYGGFNISMLPSFGLSGLMFIDTFDGVLAYPNLRGGGEYGEKWHNGGRLLNKQNVFDDFQAAAEYLIDHKYTTKDRLAIQGGSNGGLLVGSCINQRPDLFGAAVAQVGVMDMLRFHKFTIGHAWCSDYGNPSEKEHFDNLYKFSPLHNVHTPKGAETEYPSTLILTADHDDRVSPLHSLKFIAALQEAVRDSEFQNNPVLLRVYQKAGHGAGKPTSKRIEEATDILTFLSKSLNVDKVNV
- the LOC108020943 gene encoding prolyl endopeptidase isoform X2 — its product is MSSTLSKKLAYPVARKDETVEEDFHGTPIKDVYRWLEDPDSTETEEFVNAQNNISRPFLENGDEWKKLNSKLTKLWNYPKYGCPMRYGNYYYYFMNTGLQNQSVMYQQKSLGDESESKVFLDPNTLSEDGTIALTQKAFSEDGKYMAYGLSESGSDWIKILIRDAETGKDLNEVLEKVKFSEISWTKDNKGFFYGRYPDQDGKTDGSETKQNENQKLYYHRVGESQDKDTLVVEFPEEPSWRIQSTVSDCGKYLILAIVKDCRDNIVFYADLKPGAEINSKLSVKKIVEKFEADYDYITNEGSKVFFRTNKNAPNYQVIAIDFNKPEEENWETLIAEHKSDVLDWVKCVDADKLLVCYIRDVKSVLQVNSLNDGKLLREFDLDIGTIVGTSGEKKYSEIFYNFSSFLNPGSIYQYDFKTPDQSPSVFREIKLNLEGFRREDYAVEQIFYKSKDGTKVPMFIIRKKRDNIEPRPCLLYGYGGFNISMLPSFGLSGLMFIDTFDGVLAYPNLRGGGEYGEKWHNGGRLLNKQNVFDDFQAAAEYLIDHKYTTKDRLAIQGGSNGGLLVGSCINQRPDLFGAAVAQVGVMDMLRFHKFTIGHAWCSDYGNPSEKEHFDNLYKFSPLHNVHTPKGAETEYPSTLILTADHDDRVSPLHSLKFIAALQEAVRDSEFQNNPVLLRVYQKAGHGAGKPTSKRIEEATDILTFLSKSLNVDKVNV